The Lonchura striata isolate bLonStr1 chromosome 5, bLonStr1.mat, whole genome shotgun sequence genome window below encodes:
- the WASHC1 gene encoding WASH complex subunit 1 isoform X2 — protein MATEAQKHFLEGQTYSVPLIQPDLRREEAVQQVADALYYLQKVSGDIFNRISHRVEASRAQLQAIGERVTLAQAKIEKIKGSKKAIKVFSSAKYPAPERLQEYSSIFAGAEDPAKQKWPRHKIQSKHQMLDEKTLQEKLKYFPVCVSTKIHQEDDAEEGLGSLPRNISSLSSLLLFNTTENLYKKYVFLDPLAGAVTKTHVALETETEEKLFDAPLSITKRGQLDRQVAENYFYVPDLGQVPEIDVPSYLPDLPGIAADLMYSADLGPGIAPSAPSSAIPELPTFNTESVEPLQPDLQDAKLLPPPPPPPPPPPPVMPTPVPPPPPLPQPTAPLESAQSASEESSNTVPAASVQGAPKEVVNPSTGRASLLESIRQAGGIGKANLRSVKERKLEKKKQKEQEQVRATGQGGDLMSDLFNKLVLRRKGISGKGPGASGNTDAPGSPAGAFARMSDSIPPLPPPQQPVGEEDEDDWES, from the exons ATGGCCACAGAAGCCCAGAAGCACTTTTTGGAAGGGCAGACATACTCAGTGCCCCTGATCCAGCCAGACCTACGCAGGGAGGAGGCTGTGCAGCAGGTGGCAGATGCACTTTACTATCTGCAAAAGGTGTCAGGTGATATCTTCAACAG GATCTCTCATCGGGTGGAGGCCAGccgggcacagctccaggcaaTTGGGGAGAGAGTCACACTTGCCCAGGCAAAGATTGAGAAGATAAAGGGCAGCAAGAAGGCTATTAAG GTATTTTCCAGTGCCAAGTATCCAGCCCCTGAACGGCTGCAGGAGTACAGTTCAATTTTTGCCGGTGCAGAAGACCCAGCTAAGCAGAAATGGCCAAGACACAAGATTCAGAGCAAACACCAAATGCTGGATGAAAAAACTCTGCAG GAAAAGCTCAAGTATTTCCCTGTGTGCGTGAGCACCAAAATTCACCAGGAGGATGACGCAGAAGAAGGCCTTGGCAGCCTTCCCAGGAACatcagctccctcagctccctGCTACTCTTCAACACCACCGAGAACCT GTACAAGAAGTATGTGTTCCTGGATCCTCTGGCTGGAGCAGTGACAAAGACCCATGTGGCTCTAGAAACAGAGACAGAAGAGAAGCTCTTTGATGCACCTCTCTCCATCACCAAAAGGGGACAGCTAGACCGCCAG GTTGCTGAAAATTACTTCTATGTGCCAGATCTGGGTCAGGTCCCTGAAATTGATGTGCCCTCCTACCTGCCAGACCTGCCTGGCATTGCTGCAGATCTCATGTACAGTGCTGACCTGGGCCCTGGCATTGCACCCTCTGCCCCCAGCAGTGCTATTCCAGAGCTGCCCACTTTCAACACTGAGTCGGTGGAGCCTTTGCAACCAG ATCTTCAAGATGCTAAGCTACTgccacctcctccccctccacCTCCCCCACCGCCTCCTGTTATGCCAACTCCGGTGCCTCCTCCACCGCCCTTGCCCCAGCCCACAGCACCCTTGGAATCAGCTCAGTCAGCCAGCGAGGAGAGCAGCAACACAGTGCCTGCAG cttcAGTCCAAGGAGCCCCAAAGGAGGTGGTAAACCCCTCCACTGGGCGTGCCAGTCTGTTGGAGTCCATCCGCCAAGCTGGGGGCATTGGGAAGGCCAACCTTCGCAGTGTCAAGGAGAGgaagctggagaaaaagaagcagaaggaaCAAGAACAAG TGAGAGCTACAGGACAAGGTGGAGATTTGATGTCAGACCTCTTCAACAAGCTGGTGCTGAGGCGCAAAG GTATTTCCGGGAAAGGACCAGGAGCCTCTGGGAACACTGATGCTCCTGGCAGTCCTGCTGGTGCCTTTGCTCGTATGTCGGACTCAATACCACCCCTCCCACCCCCGCAGCAGCCCGTTggtgaggaggatgaggatgactGGGAGTCATAG
- the WASHC1 gene encoding WASH complex subunit 1 isoform X1 has translation MTYLFFPLGTMATEAQKHFLEGQTYSVPLIQPDLRREEAVQQVADALYYLQKVSGDIFNRISHRVEASRAQLQAIGERVTLAQAKIEKIKGSKKAIKVFSSAKYPAPERLQEYSSIFAGAEDPAKQKWPRHKIQSKHQMLDEKTLQEKLKYFPVCVSTKIHQEDDAEEGLGSLPRNISSLSSLLLFNTTENLYKKYVFLDPLAGAVTKTHVALETETEEKLFDAPLSITKRGQLDRQVAENYFYVPDLGQVPEIDVPSYLPDLPGIAADLMYSADLGPGIAPSAPSSAIPELPTFNTESVEPLQPDLQDAKLLPPPPPPPPPPPPVMPTPVPPPPPLPQPTAPLESAQSASEESSNTVPAASVQGAPKEVVNPSTGRASLLESIRQAGGIGKANLRSVKERKLEKKKQKEQEQVRATGQGGDLMSDLFNKLVLRRKGISGKGPGASGNTDAPGSPAGAFARMSDSIPPLPPPQQPVGEEDEDDWES, from the exons ATGACCTATTTGTTCTTTCCCTTAGGTACAATGGCCACAGAAGCCCAGAAGCACTTTTTGGAAGGGCAGACATACTCAGTGCCCCTGATCCAGCCAGACCTACGCAGGGAGGAGGCTGTGCAGCAGGTGGCAGATGCACTTTACTATCTGCAAAAGGTGTCAGGTGATATCTTCAACAG GATCTCTCATCGGGTGGAGGCCAGccgggcacagctccaggcaaTTGGGGAGAGAGTCACACTTGCCCAGGCAAAGATTGAGAAGATAAAGGGCAGCAAGAAGGCTATTAAG GTATTTTCCAGTGCCAAGTATCCAGCCCCTGAACGGCTGCAGGAGTACAGTTCAATTTTTGCCGGTGCAGAAGACCCAGCTAAGCAGAAATGGCCAAGACACAAGATTCAGAGCAAACACCAAATGCTGGATGAAAAAACTCTGCAG GAAAAGCTCAAGTATTTCCCTGTGTGCGTGAGCACCAAAATTCACCAGGAGGATGACGCAGAAGAAGGCCTTGGCAGCCTTCCCAGGAACatcagctccctcagctccctGCTACTCTTCAACACCACCGAGAACCT GTACAAGAAGTATGTGTTCCTGGATCCTCTGGCTGGAGCAGTGACAAAGACCCATGTGGCTCTAGAAACAGAGACAGAAGAGAAGCTCTTTGATGCACCTCTCTCCATCACCAAAAGGGGACAGCTAGACCGCCAG GTTGCTGAAAATTACTTCTATGTGCCAGATCTGGGTCAGGTCCCTGAAATTGATGTGCCCTCCTACCTGCCAGACCTGCCTGGCATTGCTGCAGATCTCATGTACAGTGCTGACCTGGGCCCTGGCATTGCACCCTCTGCCCCCAGCAGTGCTATTCCAGAGCTGCCCACTTTCAACACTGAGTCGGTGGAGCCTTTGCAACCAG ATCTTCAAGATGCTAAGCTACTgccacctcctccccctccacCTCCCCCACCGCCTCCTGTTATGCCAACTCCGGTGCCTCCTCCACCGCCCTTGCCCCAGCCCACAGCACCCTTGGAATCAGCTCAGTCAGCCAGCGAGGAGAGCAGCAACACAGTGCCTGCAG cttcAGTCCAAGGAGCCCCAAAGGAGGTGGTAAACCCCTCCACTGGGCGTGCCAGTCTGTTGGAGTCCATCCGCCAAGCTGGGGGCATTGGGAAGGCCAACCTTCGCAGTGTCAAGGAGAGgaagctggagaaaaagaagcagaaggaaCAAGAACAAG TGAGAGCTACAGGACAAGGTGGAGATTTGATGTCAGACCTCTTCAACAAGCTGGTGCTGAGGCGCAAAG GTATTTCCGGGAAAGGACCAGGAGCCTCTGGGAACACTGATGCTCCTGGCAGTCCTGCTGGTGCCTTTGCTCGTATGTCGGACTCAATACCACCCCTCCCACCCCCGCAGCAGCCCGTTggtgaggaggatgaggatgactGGGAGTCATAG
- the WASHC1 gene encoding WASH complex subunit 1 isoform X3, producing the protein MTKKTGMGISHRVEASRAQLQAIGERVTLAQAKIEKIKGSKKAIKVFSSAKYPAPERLQEYSSIFAGAEDPAKQKWPRHKIQSKHQMLDEKTLQEKLKYFPVCVSTKIHQEDDAEEGLGSLPRNISSLSSLLLFNTTENLYKKYVFLDPLAGAVTKTHVALETETEEKLFDAPLSITKRGQLDRQVAENYFYVPDLGQVPEIDVPSYLPDLPGIAADLMYSADLGPGIAPSAPSSAIPELPTFNTESVEPLQPDLQDAKLLPPPPPPPPPPPPVMPTPVPPPPPLPQPTAPLESAQSASEESSNTVPAASVQGAPKEVVNPSTGRASLLESIRQAGGIGKANLRSVKERKLEKKKQKEQEQVRATGQGGDLMSDLFNKLVLRRKGISGKGPGASGNTDAPGSPAGAFARMSDSIPPLPPPQQPVGEEDEDDWES; encoded by the exons ATGACTAAGAAAACAGGCATGGG GATCTCTCATCGGGTGGAGGCCAGccgggcacagctccaggcaaTTGGGGAGAGAGTCACACTTGCCCAGGCAAAGATTGAGAAGATAAAGGGCAGCAAGAAGGCTATTAAG GTATTTTCCAGTGCCAAGTATCCAGCCCCTGAACGGCTGCAGGAGTACAGTTCAATTTTTGCCGGTGCAGAAGACCCAGCTAAGCAGAAATGGCCAAGACACAAGATTCAGAGCAAACACCAAATGCTGGATGAAAAAACTCTGCAG GAAAAGCTCAAGTATTTCCCTGTGTGCGTGAGCACCAAAATTCACCAGGAGGATGACGCAGAAGAAGGCCTTGGCAGCCTTCCCAGGAACatcagctccctcagctccctGCTACTCTTCAACACCACCGAGAACCT GTACAAGAAGTATGTGTTCCTGGATCCTCTGGCTGGAGCAGTGACAAAGACCCATGTGGCTCTAGAAACAGAGACAGAAGAGAAGCTCTTTGATGCACCTCTCTCCATCACCAAAAGGGGACAGCTAGACCGCCAG GTTGCTGAAAATTACTTCTATGTGCCAGATCTGGGTCAGGTCCCTGAAATTGATGTGCCCTCCTACCTGCCAGACCTGCCTGGCATTGCTGCAGATCTCATGTACAGTGCTGACCTGGGCCCTGGCATTGCACCCTCTGCCCCCAGCAGTGCTATTCCAGAGCTGCCCACTTTCAACACTGAGTCGGTGGAGCCTTTGCAACCAG ATCTTCAAGATGCTAAGCTACTgccacctcctccccctccacCTCCCCCACCGCCTCCTGTTATGCCAACTCCGGTGCCTCCTCCACCGCCCTTGCCCCAGCCCACAGCACCCTTGGAATCAGCTCAGTCAGCCAGCGAGGAGAGCAGCAACACAGTGCCTGCAG cttcAGTCCAAGGAGCCCCAAAGGAGGTGGTAAACCCCTCCACTGGGCGTGCCAGTCTGTTGGAGTCCATCCGCCAAGCTGGGGGCATTGGGAAGGCCAACCTTCGCAGTGTCAAGGAGAGgaagctggagaaaaagaagcagaaggaaCAAGAACAAG TGAGAGCTACAGGACAAGGTGGAGATTTGATGTCAGACCTCTTCAACAAGCTGGTGCTGAGGCGCAAAG GTATTTCCGGGAAAGGACCAGGAGCCTCTGGGAACACTGATGCTCCTGGCAGTCCTGCTGGTGCCTTTGCTCGTATGTCGGACTCAATACCACCCCTCCCACCCCCGCAGCAGCCCGTTggtgaggaggatgaggatgactGGGAGTCATAG